The following proteins come from a genomic window of Pirellula staleyi DSM 6068:
- a CDS encoding YXWGXW repeat-containing protein, with protein sequence MKMAKLKMVGTGLGVAALVVTGWVAAESVQAQTKVPATPAQDEVAPQVDAAAEATVDADAQFSAVLRGPVHEAFLQQIQLNAAPSAVIPTEPPADIDEIPPAVRPAGNNMIWAPGYWAWDEATNDFLWITGAWRSAPPGMRWVPGVWAQVEGGYQWNSGFWAAASDAELGFYKRPPKSLDNGPSSPAIDNNQCWIPGYWEPYNNDYRWHAGQWAPYQRGYLWVPSHYVATSAGYVYVPGYWDYPLSIRGQLFAPIRIAAGARTNGAALRFTPSVAINNSVLANHLFVRAGASTYLFGDYYGDNFRELGIQPWHTVAATRGVVDPVLSFRVWREASEGVDFLKQSAASFGKIAADEALRPAVDLAKQAQLPEVAGVAGGAVNSVLGQPIDLLRSTNPQGFVAVSADQRVALDANLKQLDLVTADRLKVNSAAGAVDLNTATKTAVQLPSTALKLPRATAALAPATNQALPVVKGLTSGATEAVEGVVPKVPGAVPAVPNVVPQVPNVPNVVPSVPNVLPNIGGGLLGD encoded by the coding sequence ATGAAGATGGCAAAACTGAAGATGGTAGGAACAGGTCTTGGCGTTGCGGCCCTTGTGGTAACCGGATGGGTCGCCGCTGAGAGCGTGCAGGCTCAAACAAAAGTGCCAGCAACCCCCGCGCAAGACGAAGTGGCCCCCCAGGTAGACGCCGCAGCTGAAGCAACCGTTGACGCCGATGCGCAGTTCAGCGCCGTACTGCGAGGTCCGGTTCACGAAGCTTTCCTGCAGCAGATTCAGCTCAACGCAGCACCCAGCGCGGTTATCCCAACAGAGCCACCAGCCGACATCGACGAGATTCCCCCGGCGGTGCGACCTGCAGGGAACAACATGATTTGGGCGCCGGGCTACTGGGCCTGGGATGAAGCCACCAACGACTTTTTGTGGATCACCGGTGCCTGGCGTTCGGCTCCACCCGGCATGCGCTGGGTCCCTGGTGTGTGGGCCCAAGTGGAAGGGGGCTATCAATGGAATAGCGGATTTTGGGCGGCAGCTAGCGACGCCGAGTTAGGGTTTTATAAACGACCACCTAAATCGCTCGATAATGGTCCAAGTTCGCCAGCAATCGACAATAATCAATGTTGGATTCCTGGGTACTGGGAACCTTATAATAACGACTATCGTTGGCATGCAGGGCAGTGGGCTCCCTATCAACGGGGCTATTTGTGGGTCCCATCGCATTATGTAGCCACATCAGCCGGTTATGTTTATGTGCCGGGCTATTGGGATTACCCACTATCGATTCGCGGACAGTTGTTCGCGCCGATTCGTATTGCAGCGGGTGCACGCACAAATGGAGCTGCACTCAGATTCACTCCTAGTGTGGCCATTAATAACAGCGTATTAGCGAATCACTTGTTTGTTCGCGCAGGAGCTAGTACCTATTTGTTCGGTGACTACTATGGCGACAACTTCCGTGAACTGGGGATTCAACCTTGGCACACAGTGGCAGCGACACGTGGAGTGGTCGATCCTGTCCTTTCGTTTCGTGTGTGGCGCGAGGCCTCAGAAGGGGTCGATTTCCTGAAGCAATCGGCTGCTTCGTTCGGAAAAATCGCAGCCGATGAGGCTTTGCGGCCAGCTGTGGATTTGGCTAAGCAAGCTCAGTTGCCCGAGGTTGCGGGCGTGGCAGGTGGAGCGGTGAATTCGGTCCTCGGACAGCCGATCGATCTACTGCGTTCGACCAACCCCCAAGGTTTTGTCGCAGTCTCAGCCGATCAGCGAGTGGCACTTGATGCCAATCTCAAACAACTCGATCTGGTTACCGCCGATCGTTTGAAGGTGAACTCAGCAGCTGGCGCGGTAGATCTTAATACAGCTACCAAAACAGCCGTTCAGCTACCTAGCACCGCACTCAAACTACCTCGTGCAACAGCCGCCTTGGCTCCAGCGACCAACCAAGCACTCCCTGTCGTGAAAGGTTTGACATCCGGAGCGACCGAGGCAGTAGAAGGTGTTGTACCCAAAGTTCCTGGAGCAGTCCCTGCTGTGCCGAATGTTGTCCCCCAGGTACCGAATGTTCCAAACGTCGTCCCCAGTGTACCCAACGTTCTTCCCAATATCGGTGGCGGACTTTTGGGTGACTAA
- a CDS encoding metalloregulator ArsR/SmtB family transcription factor: MSPAKKANLTSLEALGQAAECLKILAHPHRLRMVQMLLADQYTVGQLADACEIPSPMASEHLRLMQRCGFLSATKDGRFVYYSIAEPHLANIMSCIEARFGAPS, from the coding sequence ATGTCACCCGCTAAAAAAGCCAACCTCACCAGCCTCGAAGCGCTCGGTCAAGCTGCCGAGTGTCTGAAGATCCTGGCCCATCCCCATCGACTTCGGATGGTGCAAATGTTGCTGGCCGACCAATACACCGTGGGCCAACTTGCCGACGCTTGCGAGATTCCCAGCCCCATGGCTTCGGAACACTTGCGGCTAATGCAGCGTTGCGGATTTCTCTCCGCCACCAAAGATGGCCGATTCGTCTACTACTCGATTGCCGAACCTCACCTCGCCAACATCATGTCCTGCATCGAAGCCCGCTTCGGAGCCCCCTCCTGA
- a CDS encoding rhodanese-like domain-containing protein, which translates to MTATISAEELKRQLTSGKSLTLVDVRTPVEFREIHVQGAKNFPLDRLDTAAIAAERKVESEPLYVICRSGSRGRQACEKLTAAGVANVVNVEGGTVACDAAGVAVVKGKKAISLERQVRIVAGSLVVVGAALTLVHPYFAALPAFIGAGLVFAGITDTCGMAMMLARMPWNQVAGGACKVALLLSLITLASTAQAVDHTKDSLDTVKQNLAQKKAVIIDVRELREWKSGHLAEASLLPLSELEDRLAREPEKVLAQLPQDKVIYLHCLMGGRCLQAAELLQGKGLDIRPLKPGINDLLRAGFPAAK; encoded by the coding sequence ATGACCGCCACCATTTCTGCTGAAGAACTCAAACGACAACTCACCTCGGGAAAGAGTCTCACGCTCGTCGACGTACGGACCCCTGTCGAGTTCCGCGAGATCCATGTCCAAGGTGCAAAAAACTTTCCCCTCGATCGGCTCGACACAGCCGCCATTGCTGCGGAGCGGAAAGTCGAAAGCGAGCCGCTCTATGTCATCTGTCGCAGCGGCAGCCGGGGTCGCCAAGCGTGCGAAAAACTGACAGCCGCTGGCGTCGCCAATGTGGTGAACGTCGAAGGGGGCACCGTCGCCTGCGACGCTGCTGGTGTCGCCGTGGTGAAGGGAAAGAAAGCGATCTCGCTCGAGCGACAAGTCCGCATCGTCGCTGGTTCGCTTGTGGTCGTTGGAGCCGCCCTCACCCTCGTACACCCTTACTTCGCCGCCCTCCCTGCTTTCATCGGTGCCGGGCTCGTCTTCGCTGGCATCACCGACACTTGCGGCATGGCGATGATGCTCGCCCGCATGCCTTGGAATCAGGTCGCAGGGGGCGCGTGTAAAGTCGCGCTGCTGTTGTCGTTGATCACGCTCGCTTCCACCGCCCAGGCAGTCGATCACACCAAGGATTCGCTCGACACCGTGAAGCAGAATCTTGCCCAGAAAAAAGCGGTGATTATCGATGTCCGTGAACTGCGCGAGTGGAAATCAGGCCACCTTGCAGAGGCCTCGCTGCTGCCACTCAGCGAACTCGAAGATCGCTTGGCCCGCGAACCCGAAAAAGTGCTCGCTCAGCTTCCTCAAGACAAAGTGATCTATCTCCACTGCCTCATGGGTGGTCGCTGCTTGCAAGCTGCAGAACTCCTCCAAGGGAAGGGTCTCGACATTCGCCCGCTTAAGCCCGGGATCAACGATCTTTTGCGAGCCGGATTCCCCGCTGCCAAGTAA
- a CDS encoding MBL fold metallo-hydrolase, protein MLLKYFYDTGLAHASYMIGCQRSGEAIIIDPSRSVDQYLEAAKAEGLKIVGAAETHIHADFVSGARELAHRVGAKLYLSDEGTADWKYQNLEGLSAQLVKHHDKFYVGRVKLEVLHTPGHTPESISFLLTDEGGGASQPIGIFTGDFVFVGSIGRPDLLETAAGMMGTAEVGARQLYHSMLAFLELPDHLQVWPAHGAGSACGKGLGAIPSSTVGYEKLINPALQFRDEQKFVDYILADQPETPFYFAVMKRVNKVGPAPLSSLPPVAPIDPSQLATLATRELVVDTAAAKEFGEHHVAGTINIPTAMLQQWAGFLVNYEKPVYFITTAEALPAQLRALRSIGIDNVAGYFESSQTTDYRQASYSTIPPAELQAAIESGKLRLIDVRAKTEFDDYRIAGAEHHFLGRLFRELTTIARDKPLVTQCLGGGRSAIAASILEREGFSVINMQGGIRAWQQAGLPTVQS, encoded by the coding sequence ATGTTACTCAAATACTTTTATGACACCGGACTGGCTCACGCTTCTTACATGATCGGCTGTCAGCGTAGTGGCGAGGCGATCATCATCGATCCCAGCCGCTCGGTCGATCAGTACCTGGAAGCAGCGAAAGCCGAGGGACTGAAGATCGTTGGCGCAGCGGAAACGCACATCCATGCCGACTTTGTTTCGGGTGCGCGAGAACTTGCTCACCGCGTGGGGGCCAAGCTCTATCTTTCCGATGAAGGAACAGCCGACTGGAAGTATCAGAACCTCGAGGGACTTAGCGCTCAGCTCGTGAAACATCACGACAAGTTCTATGTCGGGCGGGTCAAACTCGAGGTGCTTCACACACCTGGTCACACTCCCGAAAGCATTTCGTTCCTCCTCACCGATGAAGGTGGTGGCGCATCGCAGCCGATCGGAATTTTTACTGGCGATTTTGTGTTTGTCGGCTCGATCGGCCGCCCCGATCTGCTCGAAACAGCTGCCGGAATGATGGGAACGGCAGAAGTCGGCGCACGTCAGCTCTACCACTCGATGCTGGCGTTCCTCGAACTTCCCGATCACCTGCAAGTCTGGCCCGCTCATGGTGCCGGTAGTGCTTGCGGCAAAGGACTCGGCGCAATTCCATCGAGCACTGTTGGCTATGAAAAGCTCATCAATCCCGCACTGCAGTTTCGCGACGAGCAAAAGTTCGTCGACTACATCCTCGCCGATCAGCCGGAAACACCGTTTTACTTTGCAGTGATGAAGCGTGTGAACAAAGTGGGGCCTGCTCCCCTTAGCTCGCTTCCACCGGTCGCCCCGATCGATCCCAGCCAGCTCGCCACCCTTGCTACTCGCGAACTCGTCGTCGATACCGCAGCCGCTAAAGAATTTGGCGAGCACCACGTCGCGGGAACCATCAACATCCCGACAGCGATGCTTCAGCAGTGGGCTGGGTTTTTGGTGAACTACGAAAAACCGGTTTACTTCATCACCACAGCCGAGGCGCTCCCAGCACAGCTTCGCGCTCTGCGATCAATCGGCATCGACAATGTCGCTGGCTATTTCGAAAGTTCGCAGACCACCGATTATCGCCAGGCGAGCTACTCCACCATCCCCCCTGCTGAACTGCAGGCTGCGATTGAAAGTGGCAAGCTGCGGCTGATCGATGTTCGCGCGAAAACCGAATTCGACGACTACCGAATCGCTGGAGCCGAGCATCATTTTCTCGGCCGGTTGTTTCGCGAACTAACCACCATTGCACGCGACAAACCGCTCGTCACGCAGTGCCTCGGCGGAGGACGCTCGGCCATTGCCGCCAGCATCCTCGAGCGCGAAGGTTTTTCCGTCATCAACATGCAAGGTGGCATCCGCGCTTGGCAGCAAGCGGGCCTTCCAACCGTGCAGTCGTAG
- a CDS encoding sulfite exporter TauE/SafE family protein translates to MIWALTIALGALVGVSLGLTGGGGAIFAVPLLVYGLGFDSRQAATMSLVTVGITSLIGLLQKAAQRQLEFKVGLLFAIAGALGSPIGVMLAAQLHETLRLALFAGLMLVIAFQMWRRASTVQLELPLAWHRTPTEQRAVTCQRDPEGILRITSPCALLLGAVGIGAGILSGMFGVGGGFIIVPALVLFSGMAMRRAVGTSLLVITIVSLTTLLLQTLDGVEIPLITTSLFSAGSIAGLLLGSGLSHLLAGPRLQKVFATMILLVVIFIITKTVLT, encoded by the coding sequence ATGATCTGGGCCCTCACCATCGCACTCGGAGCTCTCGTCGGAGTTTCCCTCGGCCTGACCGGAGGAGGAGGCGCAATCTTTGCGGTTCCTCTTCTCGTCTACGGCCTTGGATTCGACTCGCGACAAGCGGCCACCATGTCGCTGGTGACAGTCGGCATCACGTCGCTGATCGGACTCCTTCAAAAAGCAGCCCAGCGACAACTCGAATTCAAAGTCGGCCTGTTGTTTGCCATTGCCGGAGCCCTTGGAAGCCCGATCGGTGTGATGCTTGCCGCCCAGCTTCACGAAACGCTCCGCCTGGCGCTGTTCGCAGGGCTGATGCTCGTGATTGCCTTCCAGATGTGGCGCCGCGCATCGACGGTGCAGCTGGAACTCCCACTCGCCTGGCATCGCACCCCGACAGAGCAGCGTGCGGTCACCTGCCAGCGAGATCCGGAAGGAATTCTGCGGATAACCTCCCCTTGCGCCCTGCTGCTTGGCGCTGTCGGCATCGGCGCTGGAATCCTCTCGGGAATGTTCGGAGTGGGAGGTGGATTCATCATCGTCCCCGCGCTCGTTCTGTTCAGCGGAATGGCGATGCGCCGCGCTGTCGGCACCTCGCTCTTGGTCATCACCATTGTCAGCCTCACGACACTCCTGCTGCAAACGCTCGATGGAGTCGAAATACCTCTCATCACCACCTCTCTTTTCTCCGCAGGGAGCATCGCTGGCCTGCTGCTGGGGAGCGGACTCTCTCATCTCCTGGCTGGACCACGGCTGCAAAAAGTGTTCGCCACCATGATCCTGCTCGTCGTGATTTTCATCATCACCAAAACGGTCCTCACCTAA
- a CDS encoding FAD/NAD(P)-binding oxidoreductase, with the protein MIAPQEKTHYQILILGGGTAGITVAAQLRHKLQTFDVAIIEPSTKHYYQPLWTLVGGGVFPKEQSERLEESLIPSGAIWIRDSVAEFAPEQNRITTTSGKAISYDYLVIALGIQIDWDKIPGLREGLGRNQICSNYAFDQVDYTWECLQSFQGGNALFTMPGTAVKCGGAPQKIMYLAEDHFRRRGIRRQCNIHYYSAQGALFAVEKYRKTLEKHVVETGIELNLKQNLVEILPDSKAAIFEHVETKERRQVGFDMIHVTPPMSAPSIIQKSTLASSAGWVEVDKHTLQHPRFRNVFTLGDCAGLPTSKTGAAIRKQAPVVVANLRSALAGEPLAAKYNGYTSCPIVTGYGKLILAEFDYDGNPQETFPFDQAQERWSMYLLKAYALPTLYWNAMLRGWA; encoded by the coding sequence ATGATCGCTCCACAAGAGAAAACGCACTATCAAATCCTCATCCTCGGCGGCGGCACCGCTGGCATCACCGTAGCGGCTCAGCTGCGGCACAAGCTGCAAACCTTCGACGTCGCGATCATCGAACCATCGACCAAGCACTACTATCAGCCCCTCTGGACCCTCGTGGGTGGAGGTGTTTTTCCCAAGGAGCAGAGCGAGCGGCTGGAGGAGTCGCTCATCCCGTCGGGGGCCATCTGGATTCGAGATTCTGTCGCCGAGTTTGCCCCCGAACAAAACAGAATCACGACGACATCGGGCAAAGCGATCAGCTACGACTATCTCGTGATCGCGCTCGGGATTCAAATCGACTGGGATAAAATTCCGGGGCTTCGCGAAGGACTCGGACGCAATCAGATCTGTAGTAACTATGCTTTCGATCAAGTCGATTACACGTGGGAATGCTTGCAGTCGTTCCAAGGTGGGAACGCACTCTTCACGATGCCCGGAACTGCGGTGAAGTGTGGCGGCGCACCGCAGAAGATCATGTACCTCGCAGAAGATCACTTTCGACGACGTGGCATTCGCAGGCAGTGCAACATCCACTACTACTCGGCCCAAGGCGCGCTCTTCGCCGTCGAGAAGTACCGAAAAACGCTCGAAAAACATGTGGTCGAGACAGGGATCGAGCTGAATCTAAAACAGAACCTCGTCGAAATACTCCCCGATTCCAAGGCAGCGATTTTCGAGCATGTCGAAACGAAAGAGCGCCGGCAGGTGGGATTCGACATGATCCATGTCACACCACCGATGAGCGCGCCGAGCATCATTCAAAAAAGCACGCTGGCTAGTAGTGCTGGCTGGGTCGAGGTCGATAAGCACACGCTACAGCACCCACGTTTTCGCAACGTCTTTACGCTCGGCGATTGCGCTGGCCTTCCGACTTCGAAAACAGGGGCCGCAATTCGCAAACAAGCGCCAGTCGTGGTGGCGAATCTGCGCAGCGCACTCGCGGGAGAACCTCTCGCGGCGAAATACAATGGCTACACGTCGTGTCCAATCGTCACCGGTTATGGAAAACTGATCCTCGCCGAGTTCGACTACGACGGGAACCCACAAGAGACGTTTCCGTTCGATCAAGCGCAAGAGCGATGGTCGATGTACCTGCTGAAGGCCTACGCACTTCCCACCCTCTACTGGAACGCGATGCTGCGAGGCTGGGCCTAA
- a CDS encoding FAD-dependent oxidoreductase, with protein sequence MRSLPLSLVSPLTFAFAYLVSLTWCNAEELRCDVLVYGATPGGIAAALAAADDGENVILVEPTERIGGLVTCGLSHTDYHAYDGLTGSFLQFSKRVEAYYVKKYGPDSQQVKDSWRGTFGEPHVNLLIFKQMLAERKNIRVVTNAELLRCEVKPLHLIDPQAPLGPPKIIECQFDQGLAESLAIRAEMFIDASYEGDLMAMAGAEYRVGREARDEYGESLAPEQADDQLQAYNFRFIMTQAAENRVTPLAPPGYNADDFLPIVEVLKSGKIKSIFGYPNDCIFKAQLPPLPNSKHDINDVSKSAIRLSLPGINRAWPNGDRETRAKIFAEHRRDQEGLLYFLQNDERVPAKFRDEARTWGWCKDEFESTGHLPPQLYVREARRMVGLYVFRQSDCENAPGDARAKLFTDAIAMGEYGNNCHGTAHEGPRFGGKHTGDFYHATPPYQIPYGVIVPTEGDNLLVPVAASATHVGFCALRLEPIWMSMGEAAGHAAHFARKEKGDTRDPAIISQVQARLHATGAATIYFSDVLPGDADFAAAQWLGTAGGFHGLHPQPAKVRGASIVGQYSESYPGHTADLDQPLDEKLAVKWNEIAEVRQIDVAKLPRADGKLTRREWLRAAYKLRTPPKP encoded by the coding sequence ATGCGTTCTCTTCCGCTATCGCTTGTTTCACCACTGACATTCGCCTTCGCCTACTTAGTCAGCCTCACTTGGTGCAATGCCGAAGAACTGCGCTGCGACGTGCTGGTCTATGGCGCAACCCCCGGCGGCATCGCCGCCGCCCTTGCTGCTGCCGACGATGGCGAGAACGTGATTCTCGTTGAGCCGACCGAGCGCATCGGGGGCCTAGTGACCTGCGGACTCTCGCATACCGACTATCACGCTTACGACGGCCTCACCGGATCGTTCCTCCAGTTTTCGAAGCGCGTCGAGGCCTACTATGTGAAAAAGTACGGCCCTGACTCGCAGCAAGTGAAAGACTCCTGGCGCGGCACGTTTGGAGAGCCGCACGTGAATTTGCTGATCTTCAAGCAGATGCTCGCCGAGCGCAAAAACATTCGCGTGGTGACCAATGCTGAATTATTACGGTGCGAGGTAAAGCCCCTTCATCTGATCGACCCCCAAGCGCCGCTCGGACCACCCAAGATTATCGAATGCCAATTCGATCAAGGATTGGCCGAGTCACTTGCGATTCGCGCCGAGATGTTCATCGATGCTTCGTATGAAGGTGACCTGATGGCGATGGCGGGTGCGGAGTATCGTGTCGGCCGCGAAGCGCGCGATGAGTATGGCGAATCTCTCGCCCCCGAGCAGGCCGATGATCAGTTGCAGGCCTACAACTTTCGCTTCATCATGACGCAAGCTGCTGAAAATCGTGTCACCCCGCTCGCTCCACCCGGCTACAACGCCGACGACTTTCTGCCGATCGTCGAAGTGCTCAAAAGTGGCAAAATCAAGTCGATTTTTGGCTACCCGAACGACTGCATCTTCAAAGCCCAACTACCTCCGCTCCCCAACAGCAAGCACGATATCAACGACGTTTCGAAGTCGGCCATTCGCCTTTCACTACCAGGCATCAATCGCGCGTGGCCCAATGGCGATCGCGAAACACGGGCGAAGATTTTTGCCGAGCACCGCCGCGATCAAGAGGGTTTGCTCTACTTCCTGCAGAACGACGAGCGCGTGCCGGCCAAGTTTCGCGACGAAGCACGCACCTGGGGCTGGTGTAAAGATGAGTTCGAGTCGACCGGTCATCTGCCACCGCAACTCTACGTGCGTGAAGCGCGGCGGATGGTGGGGCTGTATGTCTTCCGACAGTCGGACTGCGAGAATGCCCCCGGCGATGCCCGCGCGAAACTGTTTACCGACGCGATTGCGATGGGCGAATATGGCAACAACTGCCACGGCACCGCGCACGAAGGTCCCCGTTTTGGCGGCAAGCATACGGGCGACTTCTACCATGCGACTCCCCCGTACCAAATTCCGTATGGCGTGATCGTCCCCACGGAAGGCGACAACCTGCTGGTGCCAGTGGCTGCCAGCGCCACGCATGTTGGCTTTTGTGCCCTGCGGCTCGAGCCCATTTGGATGTCGATGGGTGAAGCGGCAGGTCACGCCGCCCACTTCGCCCGTAAAGAGAAGGGAGATACTCGCGACCCCGCGATCATTTCGCAGGTCCAAGCACGATTGCACGCCACCGGCGCGGCGACGATCTACTTCAGCGATGTGCTGCCAGGCGATGCTGATTTTGCGGCGGCACAGTGGCTCGGCACGGCCGGCGGATTTCATGGCCTTCACCCCCAGCCTGCAAAAGTGCGCGGCGCGAGCATCGTCGGCCAGTACAGCGAAAGCTACCCGGGTCACACCGCCGATCTCGACCAGCCGCTCGACGAGAAACTGGCTGTAAAGTGGAACGAGATTGCGGAGGTACGGCAGATCGACGTCGCAAAACTCCCGCGAGCCGATGGCAAATTGACGCGCCGCGAGTGGCTCCGGGCTGCTTACAAACTACGAACACCTCCAAAGCCATAA
- a CDS encoding CBS domain-containing protein, producing the protein MIISMIVATLFLLRMFHSGRHWLSKFAFAPTSRFLKSSEGTTSMEYAVVLALIAATLVLAGQAMHGSVSSSLVAASAAVSSAVTTPAQLSTTTTAPVASTSTTAAPYYEAWLQVSAWSCLVLATLLAIYTRYRNARLARAVATVDCDPEPTTDQPENPGYSKRQEIQRLLRQSMGLVGDHAMKVQHVMSQRILSVTPHVLVNDLKQSLARAGFRHLLVLRSAELVGVISDRDLHTRSGRSAGQIMTRSPITVTSETSVTQALSIMLSKRISSLPVVDNGVVRGILTTTDAIITLQCLLRLIDQEIQQDKKHPEHATLPDLLETSDPSVIGALSIASHLTTTDSSMLTPT; encoded by the coding sequence ATGATCATTTCAATGATTGTTGCCACACTATTTTTGCTACGTATGTTTCACTCCGGTCGCCACTGGCTATCCAAGTTCGCGTTTGCGCCGACATCCCGTTTTCTGAAGTCGTCCGAGGGGACGACATCGATGGAATACGCGGTCGTTCTGGCGCTGATCGCTGCCACCTTAGTTCTCGCTGGTCAAGCGATGCATGGTAGTGTCTCGAGTTCGCTCGTCGCTGCCAGTGCCGCCGTTTCGTCGGCTGTAACGACTCCTGCTCAGCTCTCCACGACGACGACTGCTCCTGTCGCTTCAACGTCAACAACAGCAGCTCCCTACTACGAAGCATGGCTGCAAGTTTCGGCCTGGAGCTGTTTAGTGCTCGCCACGCTGCTGGCCATTTACACCCGTTATCGCAATGCACGCTTGGCTCGCGCTGTGGCCACGGTCGACTGCGATCCTGAGCCCACTACCGATCAGCCCGAGAATCCTGGTTACAGCAAGCGTCAGGAGATTCAGCGACTGCTCCGGCAGTCGATGGGACTGGTGGGTGATCATGCGATGAAGGTGCAGCACGTGATGTCGCAGCGCATTCTCTCGGTGACACCGCATGTGCTCGTCAACGACCTCAAACAGTCGCTCGCTCGCGCCGGTTTTCGGCATCTGCTTGTGCTCCGCAGTGCAGAACTCGTCGGGGTGATTAGCGACCGCGATCTGCATACCCGCAGCGGCCGATCGGCTGGTCAGATCATGACCCGCAGCCCGATTACCGTTACGAGCGAAACCTCCGTAACGCAGGCGCTCAGCATCATGCTCTCGAAGCGGATCTCGAGTCTGCCTGTCGTCGACAACGGCGTGGTGCGAGGCATTCTCACCACCACCGATGCGATCATCACGCTGCAATGTCTCTTGCGACTCATCGACCAAGAGATCCAGCAGGACAAGAAGCATCCTGAACATGCGACCCTCCCCGACCTGCTCGAAACGAGCGATCCATCGGTCATCGGTGCGCTATCGATCGCCAGTCACTTGACGACGACCGACAGCAGCATGCTGACACCGACGTAA